In Leuconostocaceae bacterium ESL0723, the following proteins share a genomic window:
- a CDS encoding copper-translocating P-type ATPase, protein MTTQQRFIVSLIFSIPMLLQMILMPLHFQLPGGTLTEFVLATIVMAVAGRPFVHSAWSSFKKHHANMDTLVAIGASTAYLYSIYAMLVGRPVFFEVAAIVVTFILLGQVFEERMRQNASGAVEKLLDLQAPDAEVIRDGQVVTVPLEEVQVGDLVQVKPGQKIPVDGTVTTGSSTVDESMVTGESMPVKKEVGDAVIGATTNQNGTIRLEVSQVGDQTMLAQIVDLVKKAQTSHAPIQNLADRVSNIFVPVVLVLAILTFLVWYVFLNATLSTALVFAVSVLVIACPCALGLAVPTALMVGTGLSAKNGILIKNGAVLESVSSVKTVIFDKTGTITVGQPVVTDVIGDQNTVLRVASQLEQLSEHPLAQAINDRAAELGLDATTPATDFQAIEGRGVTGKIDGQAVAVGNPKMAVDQEIAPELSREITRLQGETKTVVLVSQNQQVIGLIAIQDAPKPSSKAAMADLKQAGLKTVMLTGDNQRVAEAVAAEVGIDQVIADVLPNDKAAAVADFQGSGPVAFVGDGINDAPALTTAAVGIAMGSGTDVAIESGDIILMKNDLRDVATAIRLSNKIFNRIKLNLFWAFIYNLLGIPVAAGLFYAVGVSLSPEFAGLAMAFSSLSVVISSLLLNRIKVNRLA, encoded by the coding sequence ATGACAACCCAGCAGCGGTTTATTGTCTCCCTAATTTTTTCCATACCAATGCTGCTGCAAATGATTTTGATGCCCCTGCATTTCCAGTTGCCTGGGGGCACCTTGACCGAGTTTGTCCTGGCCACTATTGTCATGGCGGTTGCCGGCCGCCCATTTGTCCACAGCGCCTGGTCTTCCTTTAAGAAGCACCATGCCAACATGGACACCCTGGTAGCGATTGGTGCCAGTACTGCCTATTTATATAGTATTTATGCCATGTTGGTTGGTCGGCCCGTCTTCTTTGAAGTCGCCGCCATCGTGGTGACCTTTATTTTACTGGGTCAGGTTTTCGAAGAGCGGATGCGCCAGAACGCTTCTGGTGCCGTTGAAAAGCTCTTGGACCTACAGGCCCCCGATGCCGAAGTTATCCGGGATGGCCAGGTAGTCACAGTGCCCCTGGAAGAAGTCCAAGTTGGCGACCTGGTCCAGGTTAAACCGGGCCAGAAAATCCCAGTTGATGGGACAGTGACGACCGGATCTTCGACCGTCGATGAGTCGATGGTAACCGGGGAAAGTATGCCGGTTAAAAAGGAAGTTGGTGACGCCGTGATTGGGGCCACCACTAACCAGAACGGGACCATCCGTCTTGAGGTTAGCCAGGTCGGGGACCAGACCATGTTGGCCCAGATTGTGGACCTGGTTAAAAAAGCGCAGACCAGCCACGCACCAATTCAAAACCTGGCGGACCGGGTTTCCAATATCTTTGTACCGGTTGTCCTGGTCTTGGCCATTTTGACCTTCCTGGTTTGGTACGTCTTCTTAAATGCGACCCTGTCGACCGCCTTGGTCTTCGCCGTTTCAGTGTTAGTGATTGCCTGCCCATGTGCTCTCGGTCTGGCCGTACCAACGGCTTTGATGGTCGGCACTGGATTGAGTGCTAAGAACGGTATCCTAATCAAGAACGGTGCTGTCCTGGAATCCGTCAGCAGTGTTAAGACGGTTATCTTTGACAAGACCGGGACTATTACGGTCGGACAGCCAGTGGTCACTGATGTGATTGGTGACCAGAACACGGTCTTAAGGGTCGCCAGCCAGTTAGAGCAACTGTCAGAACACCCACTGGCCCAGGCCATTAACGATCGGGCGGCCGAACTTGGCTTGGATGCTACTACTCCGGCTACTGATTTCCAAGCAATCGAAGGGCGCGGGGTAACTGGTAAAATTGACGGGCAAGCAGTGGCGGTCGGTAATCCGAAGATGGCTGTGGACCAGGAAATCGCCCCCGAACTATCAAGGGAAATTACCCGCCTCCAGGGTGAGACCAAGACGGTGGTCCTGGTTAGCCAAAACCAGCAGGTGATTGGCCTGATTGCCATCCAAGACGCGCCTAAGCCTAGTTCTAAGGCGGCCATGGCTGACCTGAAGCAGGCCGGTTTGAAGACGGTCATGCTCACGGGTGACAACCAACGAGTGGCCGAAGCCGTAGCCGCTGAAGTTGGCATCGATCAGGTGATTGCGGACGTTTTGCCCAATGACAAGGCTGCTGCCGTGGCTGACTTCCAAGGAAGTGGCCCAGTCGCCTTTGTGGGGGACGGGATCAACGATGCGCCAGCCTTAACCACCGCCGCAGTCGGAATTGCCATGGGGTCAGGAACCGACGTGGCCATTGAGTCGGGTGACATTATTCTGATGAAAAACGACCTACGGGACGTGGCCACCGCCATTCGCCTCAGTAATAAAATTTTCAACCGGATTAAGTTAAACCTCTTCTGGGCCTTTATCTACAACCTGTTGGGCATTCCAGTGGCTGCTGGTCTCTTCTACGCGGTTGGGGTTTCCCTCAGTCCTGAATTTGCCGGACTGGCCATGGCCTTTAGTTCGCTGTCAGTGGTGATTAGTTCGCTCCTGCTCAATCGGATTAAGGTTAACCGTCTCGCCTAA
- a CDS encoding cupredoxin domain-containing protein: MSKQVEAKVTVDGKYEPNVVTFKQGDQATLTFDRVSESGCLDTVQSHDFGFQKKLPLNEPVSFNIPTDKPGEYEFTCGMNMVKGKVIVE; the protein is encoded by the coding sequence ATGAGTAAGCAAGTCGAAGCAAAAGTAACAGTTGATGGTAAGTACGAGCCAAACGTAGTGACCTTTAAGCAGGGTGATCAGGCCACTTTGACCTTTGACCGGGTCAGTGAAAGTGGTTGTTTAGACACCGTTCAGTCCCACGATTTTGGTTTCCAAAAGAAGCTGCCCTTAAATGAGCCCGTTAGCTTTAACATTCCAACCGATAAGCCAGGTGAATACGAATTCACCTGTGGCATGAACATGGTTAAGGGCAAGGTAATCGTCGAGTAA
- a CDS encoding cupredoxin domain-containing protein encodes MDITKITVLVAGLALVAFILWWFFGKHQVSSGEAQANDGRQEIDILVDGGYTPEHVTLKQGVPATLNFKRTDPSGCLDHVVFSDFGINQALPQDKSVAVSVDTSKPGDYTWACGMDMFHGQLTIK; translated from the coding sequence ATGGACATCACGAAAATTACAGTCTTAGTGGCCGGTCTGGCCCTGGTTGCCTTCATTCTCTGGTGGTTCTTTGGTAAACACCAGGTCAGCAGTGGGGAAGCCCAGGCTAACGACGGTCGGCAGGAAATTGATATCTTGGTCGATGGGGGCTACACCCCTGAACACGTGACCCTTAAGCAGGGGGTCCCAGCCACGTTGAACTTCAAGCGGACTGACCCATCCGGCTGTTTGGACCACGTGGTCTTCTCGGACTTTGGGATTAACCAGGCCCTGCCACAGGATAAGTCAGTGGCCGTTTCAGTCGATACCAGCAAGCCCGGCGATTACACCTGGGCCTGCGGAATGGACATGTTTCACGGTCAGTTAACGATTAAATAG
- a CDS encoding CopY/TcrY family copper transport repressor: MVNITDTERAVMRIIWTKRKATSREIIENAQASHDWSASTVKTLIRRLTDKGVLAVDQSQKVFTYVPRISEEVAADDGADRLFDSVCDAYKGPLLTELVKTQPLSQQDIANIRAILDERQADAPEQVSCHCLAMDGGEACGPNGHHH, from the coding sequence ATGGTTAATATTACTGATACTGAACGCGCGGTGATGCGCATTATTTGGACCAAGCGGAAGGCGACTAGCCGTGAAATCATTGAAAACGCCCAGGCCAGTCATGACTGGTCGGCCTCAACGGTTAAGACCCTGATTCGCCGGTTGACTGATAAAGGAGTTCTGGCCGTTGACCAGTCCCAGAAGGTTTTCACCTACGTGCCGCGGATTTCTGAAGAAGTGGCGGCCGATGACGGGGCCGACCGGCTCTTTGATTCGGTCTGTGACGCCTACAAGGGTCCCTTGCTGACGGAGCTGGTTAAGACCCAGCCCCTTAGTCAACAAGACATTGCCAATATCCGGGCCATCTTGGATGAGCGGCAGGCGGATGCGCCGGAACAGGTGTCCTGCCACTGCTTGGCCATGGACGGTGGCGAAGCTTGCGGTCCTAATGGCCATCACCACTAA
- a CDS encoding 2,3-butanediol dehydrogenase: MKAAVWHGVKDVRVEEVDQKPVRPDEVQVKVAYAGICGSDLHEYLEGPVFIPVEAADELTQGQAPLTMGHEFSGVISKVGKNVKDYQVGDHVSVNPTITKGRLADDVDVYDGYSFIGLSTDGGFAPYVNVPEKNLYPLPADFSLRLAATIEPTAVAVQAIKEADLKFGQKVVIFGAGPIGVLVAAAAKAAGATKIVVVDLSDVRLEKARQMGATDVINPSQVEDTIAAIHDLIPGGADATFEVAGVQKTFEQAIDATRPRGTMVIVSIFAKPITFDPMQLMNSGVKVTTTIAYSRESFQQTVDLVSSGQINVEPVITDEISLDDIVDRGFNALTQDKSQAKILIDLQPEA, from the coding sequence ATGAAAGCAGCAGTATGGCACGGTGTAAAAGATGTACGCGTGGAAGAGGTTGATCAGAAGCCTGTCCGACCTGACGAGGTCCAGGTCAAGGTTGCTTATGCCGGTATTTGTGGCAGTGACTTGCACGAGTACCTGGAAGGACCAGTGTTTATCCCGGTCGAAGCTGCCGATGAACTGACCCAAGGGCAGGCGCCCTTAACTATGGGCCACGAGTTCTCGGGGGTAATATCGAAGGTGGGTAAGAACGTTAAAGACTACCAGGTTGGTGATCATGTATCGGTCAACCCGACGATTACCAAGGGTCGATTGGCTGATGATGTCGATGTCTATGACGGTTACAGTTTTATTGGTTTGAGTACTGATGGTGGCTTTGCACCCTATGTGAATGTTCCCGAAAAGAACCTGTATCCCTTGCCAGCCGACTTTTCTCTGCGATTAGCCGCTACGATTGAACCAACCGCTGTCGCTGTGCAGGCCATTAAGGAAGCTGACTTGAAGTTTGGACAGAAGGTGGTCATCTTTGGTGCTGGCCCAATCGGTGTCCTAGTCGCCGCAGCGGCTAAGGCCGCTGGGGCAACCAAGATTGTGGTGGTTGACCTTTCTGATGTCCGCTTGGAAAAGGCCCGGCAGATGGGGGCCACTGATGTTATCAATCCCAGTCAGGTGGAGGATACCATCGCGGCCATTCATGACCTGATTCCCGGTGGGGCCGATGCGACCTTTGAAGTTGCCGGTGTCCAAAAGACCTTTGAACAAGCCATTGATGCTACCCGTCCTCGGGGAACGATGGTCATCGTTTCGATTTTTGCTAAGCCGATTACTTTTGATCCCATGCAGTTGATGAATTCCGGGGTAAAGGTGACGACCACGATTGCCTACTCCCGGGAAAGTTTCCAGCAAACAGTTGATCTGGTCAGCAGCGGCCAGATCAACGTGGAACCGGTCATTACCGATGAAATTTCCTTGGATGACATTGTTGACCGGGGCTTTAATGCTTTGACTCAGGATAAGTCCCAGGCTAAGATTTTGATTGATTTACAGCCCGAAGCATAA
- a CDS encoding MFS transporter, translating into MNNGKPVPFGQNQPKFGMILPIVLLSYALILIDNSIVATSATAISQGLHMGPVALSWVTNAYTITFGSLLLFAGRVGDFIGRKRIFLVGLLIFGLSSLAVGLSVNATQIITARAIQGIGAAIIAPNSLAILLDNYQGEQRSKAIAYYGITAAVGSSVGLLVGGFFSTLIGWEAGFLINVPYALTLLVMSGYYVVGKRPVGQGKLDGVGALLSILTAGSFVYGVVEREALVFVLSLVLLVIFLFHENRKSNPLMPLVLFKSRIRSGSYLGRFIFMMFMMSYWFLLPQLLYKLLGFTPLQAGLTFLTLTLAQTVAAFGQGKLPMGYQAKINLGQGLMLIGSLLTLIGLPNVHNFIGTVEVPMILIGLGAGCLLAPLTYAGVQGIAPDLSGAASGVTNTMHQLGGPFGIALIVMMTSAITNVKTLYFMIMAGLIIYTAVGFLSGLLIRFSGHQEG; encoded by the coding sequence ATGAATAACGGAAAACCAGTACCATTCGGGCAAAATCAACCTAAATTTGGCATGATTCTGCCCATCGTATTACTGTCGTACGCCCTGATTTTAATTGATAATTCGATTGTGGCCACTAGTGCCACTGCCATTAGTCAGGGGCTGCACATGGGGCCGGTGGCCCTGTCCTGGGTAACCAATGCTTACACCATTACCTTTGGTAGCTTGCTTTTATTTGCCGGTCGGGTGGGGGACTTTATTGGCCGTAAACGTATTTTTTTGGTGGGTCTGCTCATTTTTGGTCTCAGTTCGCTGGCAGTTGGATTGTCGGTCAATGCCACCCAGATTATCACTGCGCGTGCCATCCAAGGAATCGGGGCGGCGATTATTGCGCCCAATTCATTGGCTATTTTATTGGACAATTACCAGGGCGAACAACGGTCCAAGGCGATTGCTTACTACGGCATCACCGCCGCGGTTGGCTCTAGCGTGGGTCTGCTAGTTGGCGGGTTCTTTTCAACACTAATCGGTTGGGAAGCTGGCTTCCTGATAAATGTTCCCTATGCCCTGACATTACTAGTGATGTCTGGTTACTATGTGGTGGGTAAGCGGCCAGTTGGCCAAGGAAAGTTAGACGGGGTTGGCGCCTTGTTATCGATTCTAACCGCGGGTAGCTTTGTCTATGGCGTAGTCGAACGGGAAGCGCTGGTTTTTGTACTCAGTTTGGTGTTGCTAGTGATTTTCCTCTTTCACGAAAACCGTAAAAGTAATCCACTGATGCCCTTAGTCCTATTTAAAAGCAGGATTCGTTCCGGATCATACTTGGGTCGCTTTATCTTCATGATGTTTATGATGTCCTACTGGTTCCTGCTACCGCAGCTACTTTATAAATTGCTCGGTTTTACCCCTTTGCAAGCTGGTTTGACCTTTTTGACCCTAACCTTGGCGCAAACGGTAGCTGCCTTCGGTCAAGGCAAGTTGCCAATGGGCTACCAGGCAAAAATCAACCTCGGGCAGGGGCTGATGTTAATTGGCAGTTTGCTAACCTTAATCGGACTGCCCAATGTCCATAACTTCATCGGAACGGTCGAAGTCCCCATGATCTTGATTGGACTGGGGGCTGGTTGCCTCCTGGCACCGTTGACTTACGCTGGTGTTCAGGGGATTGCCCCGGACTTGTCCGGCGCTGCCAGTGGGGTGACCAACACCATGCACCAGTTGGGCGGACCCTTTGGGATTGCCTTGATTGTGATGATGACCAGCGCAATTACCAATGTGAAGACGCTTTATTTTATGATTATGGCCGGCCTAATTATTTATACGGCTGTCGGCTTTCTGAGTGGTTTATTGATTAGGTTTAGTGGCCACCAGGAAGGATAA
- a CDS encoding helix-turn-helix domain containing protein, with protein MDSISEEFIIWTEQGAKEMAPAQKKVLQAAIELFAQQGFDATSTKAIAEQAGVSQAIIFKYYKSKAALLDKILDLVVENILPSYSQEMLAVVKDKADQNGFADFIRYIIGNRFDFMVANRSFFTIFFSQVLTNDTFVAKLKDELSQRFEAIATELEQAAGDQLLISGSALIRLMGSQLLVLFLETQRFEPNLDVRASGELDCVEDMVVRAALGNAVVSQD; from the coding sequence ATGGATTCAATTTCCGAAGAATTTATTATTTGGACCGAGCAGGGGGCCAAAGAGATGGCACCGGCTCAAAAAAAGGTCCTGCAGGCGGCCATTGAGCTCTTTGCCCAGCAGGGCTTTGATGCCACCAGTACCAAGGCAATTGCCGAACAGGCCGGTGTCAGTCAGGCGATCATTTTTAAGTACTACAAGTCTAAAGCCGCCCTGCTCGATAAAATTTTAGACCTGGTGGTTGAAAACATTTTGCCATCCTACAGTCAGGAAATGCTGGCAGTGGTCAAAGACAAGGCTGATCAGAATGGCTTTGCTGACTTTATCCGCTATATCATCGGTAACCGCTTTGACTTTATGGTTGCCAACCGCAGTTTTTTCACAATTTTCTTTTCACAAGTACTAACCAATGACACCTTCGTGGCAAAGCTGAAAGATGAGCTAAGTCAACGTTTTGAGGCGATTGCGACCGAACTCGAACAGGCAGCCGGTGACCAGTTGCTAATTTCGGGGTCAGCCTTGATTCGTCTTATGGGTTCCCAACTCTTGGTTTTGTTCCTGGAAACCCAACGCTTTGAACCGAACCTGGATGTCAGAGCCAGTGGCGAACTAGATTGTGTCGAGGACATGGTGGTGCGCGCCGCCCTGGGCAATGCCGTAGTTAGTCAGGACTAA
- a CDS encoding ABC transporter permease, whose product MTRTLAIAKRTLLELFRDKRTLALIFLAPILILTLLNYVFTLNTSTNIEVGTVNVSSSITKNIDSIDHVKVRSYASESAAQDALKHQKIDAVLQEKGDQQFSIWYSNTDASKTAMTRNVVNAAFTKTKTAQLATAVGQMAQQLGVQPQNVQAVQLSEHYNYGDKDTNYFASIMPIFMGFFVFLFVFLISGISLLKERTSGTLNRLLATPVRRSEIIYGYMLSYGLVAIIQTAIIVFFTVYVLKVEVVGSLGLVFLINVLLALVALAFGLLISTLANSEFQMMQFIPIVVVPQLIFSGIIPLGSMATWAQVIGDILPMKYASNAMTDVVLYGRGLGQISGDLLALAIFLVVLVALNIAGLRRYRKV is encoded by the coding sequence ATGACCCGGACCTTAGCAATTGCTAAACGAACCCTGCTGGAACTATTTCGGGATAAGCGGACCCTGGCCCTAATCTTCTTGGCCCCCATCCTAATCCTGACCCTGTTAAACTACGTCTTTACCTTGAATACGAGTACCAACATCGAAGTAGGGACAGTAAACGTTAGTTCCAGTATCACTAAAAATATTGATAGCATTGACCACGTCAAGGTGCGGAGCTATGCCAGTGAATCTGCGGCCCAAGACGCCTTGAAACACCAGAAAATTGATGCAGTTTTGCAGGAAAAAGGTGACCAGCAGTTTTCAATCTGGTACAGCAACACCGACGCTTCCAAAACCGCGATGACCCGCAACGTGGTAAACGCCGCCTTTACGAAAACTAAGACGGCCCAGCTAGCCACGGCGGTGGGTCAAATGGCCCAGCAGCTGGGAGTACAACCCCAAAATGTTCAGGCCGTCCAGCTATCGGAGCATTACAATTACGGCGACAAGGACACCAACTACTTCGCTTCGATTATGCCAATCTTTATGGGCTTCTTCGTCTTCCTCTTTGTCTTTTTGATTTCAGGAATTTCGCTGTTAAAGGAGCGGACTTCTGGCACCCTGAACCGGTTGTTGGCCACGCCGGTCCGTCGCTCAGAAATTATTTACGGCTACATGCTTAGCTACGGCTTGGTGGCCATCATCCAGACTGCCATCATTGTTTTCTTCACCGTTTACGTATTAAAGGTTGAGGTGGTTGGTTCACTGGGACTGGTCTTCTTAATCAACGTCCTCCTGGCCTTAGTTGCCCTGGCCTTTGGACTATTAATTTCGACCCTGGCTAATTCAGAATTCCAGATGATGCAGTTTATTCCGATTGTGGTCGTACCGCAACTGATTTTCTCTGGTATTATTCCACTGGGCAGCATGGCTACCTGGGCCCAGGTAATTGGCGATATTCTGCCGATGAAGTATGCTAGTAACGCGATGACCGATGTGGTCTTGTACGGACGGGGATTGGGCCAAATTTCAGGTGACTTGTTAGCCCTGGCTATTTTCTTAGTGGTCTTAGTGGCCCTGAACATCGCCGGTCTGCGCCGCTACCGGAAGGTCTAA
- a CDS encoding ABC transporter ATP-binding protein, whose product MENIIVLEKVAKSFGDKKILKDIDLVLKKGQITGLIGPSGAGKSTVINIALGVVKSDSGSAVILNQTMPNRKLLGELGYMAQSDALYESLTAKENITFFAEMKGIAKDNLAAEINRVAKVVSLGDFLNQRVSSFSGGMKRRLSLAIALIGNPDLLILDEPTVGIDPALRLQIWEELGKMKDQGHTILVTTHVMDEAERTDRVALLLDGEIIANDSPKNLEKEYQVDSIEKVFLKAEEENK is encoded by the coding sequence TTGGAAAACATTATTGTGCTTGAAAAGGTTGCCAAATCTTTTGGCGACAAAAAGATTTTAAAAGACATCGACCTAGTCCTAAAAAAGGGCCAAATCACTGGCTTGATTGGTCCTTCTGGAGCAGGCAAGTCCACGGTGATTAACATCGCCTTAGGGGTGGTTAAGTCGGATAGTGGTTCGGCCGTGATTTTAAACCAGACCATGCCCAACCGGAAGCTCTTGGGGGAGTTGGGTTACATGGCCCAGTCCGACGCCCTTTATGAAAGTCTGACGGCCAAGGAGAACATCACCTTCTTTGCTGAAATGAAGGGGATTGCTAAAGATAATTTGGCAGCTGAAATTAACCGCGTAGCCAAGGTGGTTAGCCTCGGCGACTTCTTAAACCAGCGGGTTAGCAGCTTTTCCGGTGGGATGAAGCGCCGTCTTTCCCTGGCAATTGCCTTGATTGGCAATCCGGACCTCTTGATTTTAGATGAGCCGACCGTCGGGATTGATCCGGCCCTGCGCCTCCAAATCTGGGAGGAGCTGGGTAAGATGAAGGACCAGGGCCACACTATTTTGGTGACGACCCATGTCATGGATGAGGCCGAACGGACTGACCGGGTGGCCCTGCTGCTAGACGGCGAAATCATTGCCAATGATTCCCCTAAGAACCTGGAAAAGGAATACCAGGTTGACAGCATTGAAAAAGTATTTTTGAAGGCAGAGGAGGAAAACAAATGA
- the hisC gene encoding histidinol-phosphate transaminase codes for MKDSVRKLEAYQAETPIEAVKDRYNLDHLARLSANESVAGPSPKVKAALKTALEDLDLNYYPDGQATVLREAIADLNQVPADNLVLGVGADELIQLLTRVVLTPGSNMVVPDPTFGEYGIHGDIEQVTTKKVPVNPEDGHIDFKALRDAVDDQTEMVWLANPNNPTGVFEPVAKIQAFLEDLPADVVLVVDEAYFDFVKDANKTVAPLVAQYPNLVVLRTLSKAYGLANVRVGYGIMQDPLYTAMQAVRLPYNLSNLQMAAGTAAVQDQDYLKQVVSDVWTERDKFQNFLADNQIPFYDSQANFVWLDVGDAPKVGQQLLERGYQIKSSSSPSWVRIALGTPAENAGLQEALKEILGK; via the coding sequence ATGAAAGATAGTGTGCGCAAGCTAGAGGCCTACCAGGCTGAAACGCCAATCGAAGCCGTTAAGGACCGTTATAACCTAGACCACTTGGCCCGGCTTTCAGCCAATGAGTCCGTGGCCGGGCCGTCGCCGAAAGTGAAAGCCGCCCTCAAGACTGCCTTAGAAGACCTTGACCTAAATTACTACCCAGACGGGCAAGCAACTGTGCTTAGGGAGGCGATTGCTGACTTGAACCAGGTGCCCGCTGACAACCTGGTGCTGGGCGTGGGCGCCGACGAGTTGATTCAACTCCTAACCCGGGTGGTTTTGACCCCCGGCAGCAATATGGTCGTCCCAGATCCCACCTTTGGCGAGTATGGCATCCACGGTGACATCGAGCAGGTGACGACTAAAAAGGTGCCAGTTAACCCGGAAGACGGCCACATCGACTTTAAGGCCCTCCGGGACGCCGTTGATGACCAAACTGAAATGGTTTGGCTGGCTAATCCCAACAACCCAACCGGGGTCTTTGAGCCAGTCGCCAAGATTCAGGCCTTCTTAGAAGATTTGCCAGCAGACGTGGTCCTGGTCGTCGATGAGGCCTACTTTGACTTTGTCAAAGATGCCAATAAAACGGTGGCCCCCTTGGTTGCCCAGTATCCCAACTTAGTCGTGCTGCGTACTTTATCTAAAGCTTATGGTCTGGCCAATGTCCGGGTGGGCTATGGCATCATGCAAGATCCGCTCTATACGGCCATGCAGGCTGTCCGGCTGCCTTATAACCTATCGAATTTGCAGATGGCGGCTGGTACGGCAGCGGTCCAAGACCAGGACTACTTAAAGCAGGTCGTTAGTGATGTTTGGACTGAGCGGGATAAGTTTCAGAATTTTTTGGCTGACAATCAAATTCCCTTTTACGATTCCCAGGCAAACTTTGTCTGGCTGGACGTGGGGGATGCCCCCAAAGTCGGCCAGCAACTCCTAGAGCGTGGTTACCAAATTAAGAGCAGTTCCAGTCCAAGTTGGGTTAGGATTGCTCTGGGTACGCCCGCCGAAAATGCCGGCCTGCAGGAGGCCTTGAAGGAAATATTAGGTAAATAA
- the hisE gene encoding phosphoribosyl-ATP diphosphatase, which produces MAEQTIEELYAQAKERKENPVEGSYTDYLYTQGLDKILKKVGEESTEVIVASKNNNEELTYETADLLFHLMVLLANQGVSIDDIKAELGRRVGKQSRLHERADWRS; this is translated from the coding sequence ATGGCAGAACAAACGATTGAAGAACTATATGCCCAGGCCAAGGAGCGTAAGGAGAACCCGGTTGAAGGATCCTATACCGACTATCTTTACACCCAGGGCCTCGACAAGATTTTAAAGAAGGTCGGGGAAGAAAGTACCGAAGTGATTGTGGCTTCTAAGAACAATAACGAGGAACTGACCTATGAAACGGCTGACCTGCTCTTTCACTTGATGGTCCTCCTGGCTAACCAGGGCGTTAGCATCGATGACATTAAGGCCGAGTTAGGCCGCCGGGTCGGTAAGCAATCCCGCTTACACGAGCGGGCCGACTGGCGCTCATAA
- the hisI gene encoding phosphoribosyl-AMP cyclohydrolase, with translation MTQSAQQPDFNKPGQNGLIPAIVVDDDSGDVLMLAYMNADSYARTLESGQTWFWSRGRQELWHKGATSGNTQTVVSMTLDCDQDTVLIRVNPAGPACHTGARSCFFNPVEDDSKVKEGE, from the coding sequence ATGACTCAGTCAGCACAGCAACCCGATTTTAATAAGCCCGGTCAGAACGGTCTGATTCCAGCCATTGTCGTCGATGATGACAGTGGGGACGTCCTGATGCTGGCCTACATGAATGCGGACAGTTATGCCCGTACGCTAGAAAGCGGCCAGACCTGGTTCTGGTCCCGGGGACGTCAAGAACTATGGCACAAGGGCGCAACCTCGGGCAATACTCAGACAGTGGTCAGTATGACCCTGGACTGTGACCAGGACACGGTCTTAATCCGGGTTAATCCCGCTGGTCCAGCCTGTCACACCGGTGCTAGGAGCTGCTTTTTTAATCCAGTTGAAGATGATAGTAAAGTAAAAGAAGGGGAATAA
- the hisF gene encoding imidazole glycerol phosphate synthase subunit HisF, with protein sequence MTLAKRIIPALDIKNGQVVKGISFENVQAVGDPVALAKQYEADGADELVFLDITATNERRKTIMDVVQAVSQAVFIPLTVGGGIRTTDEMAQLIAAGADKIFVNSAAVKNPDLVTEGARIFGSQAIVGAIDAKWDPKAQFYRVYVSGGQVPTDWDAVAWAQELQKRGAGELLVTSIDADGNQDGYDQRLYQELAAAVDLPLIASGGAGQVQDFVDLFEKTPVDAALAASVFHYGTVPIPKLKQALNQADVEVRQ encoded by the coding sequence ATGACCCTTGCAAAACGAATTATTCCCGCCCTCGACATTAAAAACGGTCAGGTAGTGAAGGGAATCAGCTTTGAAAATGTCCAGGCGGTCGGTGACCCGGTCGCCCTGGCCAAGCAGTACGAGGCCGACGGGGCCGATGAACTGGTCTTCTTAGACATTACGGCCACTAATGAACGCCGCAAAACCATCATGGACGTGGTCCAGGCGGTCTCCCAGGCGGTCTTTATCCCGCTCACCGTCGGTGGTGGTATTCGCACCACTGATGAGATGGCTCAGTTGATTGCGGCCGGAGCTGATAAAATTTTTGTGAACTCAGCGGCCGTTAAAAATCCAGATTTGGTGACCGAAGGTGCCAGGATTTTTGGTTCCCAGGCAATTGTCGGCGCCATTGATGCCAAGTGGGACCCCAAGGCCCAGTTCTACCGGGTTTATGTCAGTGGCGGTCAGGTTCCCACCGACTGGGACGCCGTGGCCTGGGCCCAGGAACTCCAAAAACGAGGTGCTGGCGAACTACTGGTAACTAGTATTGATGCCGATGGTAACCAGGACGGTTATGACCAGCGGCTCTACCAGGAGTTAGCTGCCGCCGTTGACCTGCCCCTAATTGCCTCGGGCGGGGCCGGCCAGGTCCAGGACTTTGTCGACCTGTTTGAAAAAACCCCGGTCGATGCCGCCCTAGCCGCTTCGGTTTTTCACTACGGTACCGTACCGATTCCAAAGTTAAAGCAGGCCCTTAACCAGGCCGATGTGGAGGTGCGTCAATGA